One region of Candidatus Leptovillus gracilis genomic DNA includes:
- a CDS encoding iron ABC transporter substrate-binding protein codes for MRLRKMIILVGFSLMAIGLAACAGGGATAVVPATPSASSMEPEATTAASDRLVIYSGRSESLVQPIIDQFKAATGIDVQVRYGSTSEMAGVLLEEGANSPADLFYAQDPGGLGAVQGAGMLAALPAELVADVVPRFVADNREWVGISGRARVVVYNTSAITDPAAELPADIYDFVDEKWNGRIGWAPTNGSFQAMVTAMRVLWGEDKTRDWLTGIQANNPVVYDGNTPIVAGVAAGEVEVGFVNHYYLYRFLAEQGEGFAARNYFLPGGGPGSLIMVSGVGILRTAPNAANAARFIAYLLSLEGQQYFADQTYEYPVISGVNTVAGLPALADLDAAAVPITLTDLADLAGTQALLVELGIIE; via the coding sequence ATGCGTTTGCGCAAAATGATTATATTGGTTGGGTTTAGTTTAATGGCGATTGGTCTGGCTGCGTGTGCTGGTGGGGGGGCAACGGCCGTTGTCCCAGCCACCCCCTCAGCCAGCAGCATGGAACCCGAAGCCACCACCGCCGCCAGCGACCGACTGGTCATTTATTCCGGCCGTTCCGAAAGCCTAGTACAACCCATTATTGACCAGTTTAAAGCGGCCACCGGCATAGATGTGCAGGTCCGCTATGGCAGCACGTCGGAAATGGCCGGGGTGCTGTTGGAAGAAGGGGCCAACTCGCCCGCCGACCTGTTTTATGCCCAAGACCCCGGCGGTTTAGGCGCGGTGCAGGGGGCGGGAATGCTGGCCGCCCTGCCGGCCGAACTGGTGGCCGATGTTGTCCCCCGTTTCGTCGCCGACAACCGTGAATGGGTGGGCATCTCTGGCCGGGCGCGGGTGGTGGTCTACAACACCAGCGCCATCACCGACCCGGCCGCCGAATTGCCGGCCGACATTTATGATTTTGTGGACGAGAAGTGGAACGGCCGTATCGGTTGGGCGCCCACCAACGGCTCATTCCAGGCCATGGTCACGGCCATGCGCGTCTTGTGGGGCGAAGACAAGACCCGCGACTGGCTGACCGGCATTCAGGCCAACAACCCGGTGGTCTACGATGGCAATACGCCCATTGTCGCCGGGGTGGCCGCCGGGGAAGTGGAAGTCGGCTTTGTCAACCACTATTACCTCTACCGCTTCCTGGCCGAACAAGGCGAAGGTTTTGCCGCCCGCAACTACTTCCTGCCCGGTGGCGGCCCTGGCTCGCTGATCATGGTCTCCGGCGTGGGGATTCTGAGAACCGCGCCCAACGCCGCTAACGCGGCCCGATTCATTGCCTACCTGCTCTCGCTGGAAGGGCAGCAATACTTCGCCGACCAGACTTACGAGTACCCGGTGATCAGCGGCGTCAACACCGTCGCCGGGTTGCCCGCGCTGGCCGACCTGGACGCCGCTGCTGTTCCCATCACCCTGACCGATCTGGCTGACCTGGCCGGCACGCAAGCGCTGCTGGTGGAATTGGGCATTATTGAGTAG
- a CDS encoding 2-oxoacid:acceptor oxidoreductase family protein — METSIIIAGFGGQGVLFAGQLLAYAGMENNLHVTWIPSYGPEMRGGTANCTVIISDEPVGAPIVANPDVAIVLNLPSLEKYEPMVKPGGLLVVNSSLINEAVTRTDIEVAYVPANDIANELGSAKMMNMATLGALLARRPILTLEQLMQTLDAHLPSSKAHLLAANKLVVQKGHDVAAAVHA, encoded by the coding sequence ATGGAAACATCAATCATTATCGCTGGATTTGGGGGGCAGGGGGTTTTGTTTGCCGGGCAGTTGTTGGCCTATGCCGGTATGGAAAACAATCTGCATGTCACCTGGATTCCCTCTTATGGGCCGGAGATGCGCGGCGGCACGGCCAACTGCACCGTCATCATCAGCGACGAACCGGTGGGCGCGCCCATTGTCGCCAACCCGGACGTCGCCATCGTGCTGAATCTGCCATCGTTGGAGAAGTACGAGCCGATGGTCAAACCGGGTGGGCTGCTGGTGGTGAATAGTTCACTGATTAACGAGGCGGTCACCCGCACAGATATTGAAGTAGCCTATGTACCGGCCAACGACATTGCCAACGAGTTGGGTTCGGCCAAAATGATGAACATGGCGACCCTGGGCGCGCTGCTGGCGCGTCGGCCGATTTTGACCCTGGAGCAGTTGATGCAAACCCTGGATGCCCACCTGCCCAGCAGCAAAGCGCACCTGCTGGCAGCCAACAAACTGGTTGTGCAAAAAGGGCACGATGTGGCCGCGGCCGTGCACGCCTGA
- a CDS encoding PLP-dependent aminotransferase family protein, with the protein MTCPWTRRYAQRMQGMSGSIIRELLKLTEQPDIISFAGGLPAPEVFPVARFEEATKRVLADHGAQALQYSTTEGYRPLREYIVQKMGRYGIKARPENILITSGAQQALDLIGKILLDPGDVILTEQPTYMGALQAWRAYQADYVTVPVDDDGICLDERFIEALRAGPKFMYILPNFQNPAGVTLSLERRRQLIQIADHYGVPIIEDDPYGDLRYEGDHLPPLIALDAELLAKAEPAQNGRGFIRGNVIYLGTFSKTLAPGLRLGWIVAPEDVIKRCVMAKQGMDLHTSTFAQMVAAEVAQDGYLDEHKLLIRQVYRERRDVMLAAMEEHFPLGVYWTRPSGGLFLWVTLPEWLDAAELLKTAVEYKVAFVPGAAFHPNAVEGIGHNTARFNFSNAQPAQIEEGIRRLGLVLTQVLNEHRETELVMA; encoded by the coding sequence ATGACCTGTCCCTGGACACGACGATATGCCCAACGAATGCAAGGCATGAGCGGTTCCATCATCCGTGAGCTGCTGAAGTTAACCGAACAACCAGACATTATCTCTTTTGCTGGTGGCCTGCCGGCCCCGGAAGTGTTCCCGGTGGCCCGCTTTGAAGAGGCTACCAAGCGCGTCCTGGCCGACCATGGGGCGCAGGCGCTGCAGTACTCCACCACCGAAGGCTATCGCCCGCTGCGCGAATACATCGTGCAGAAGATGGGGCGATACGGCATCAAGGCCCGGCCAGAAAACATCCTCATCACCAGCGGCGCGCAGCAGGCACTAGACCTCATCGGCAAGATACTGCTGGACCCCGGCGATGTTATTTTGACGGAGCAGCCCACCTACATGGGGGCGCTGCAAGCGTGGCGCGCTTATCAGGCCGATTATGTGACCGTGCCGGTGGACGACGACGGCATTTGCCTGGACGAGCGTTTTATCGAAGCGCTGCGCGCCGGGCCAAAATTCATGTACATCTTGCCTAATTTTCAGAATCCGGCCGGCGTCACCCTGTCGCTGGAGCGCCGCCGCCAATTGATCCAGATCGCCGATCATTACGGTGTGCCGATCATCGAAGACGACCCGTATGGCGACCTGCGCTACGAGGGCGACCACCTGCCGCCCCTGATTGCTCTGGACGCTGAGCTGCTGGCTAAGGCGGAACCGGCGCAAAACGGCCGTGGCTTCATTCGTGGCAATGTCATTTACCTGGGCACATTCTCCAAGACGCTGGCCCCTGGTTTGCGCCTCGGCTGGATCGTGGCCCCGGAAGATGTGATCAAGCGCTGTGTTATGGCTAAACAAGGCATGGACCTGCACACCAGCACGTTTGCGCAGATGGTGGCCGCCGAAGTAGCCCAAGATGGCTATCTGGATGAACACAAGCTGCTCATCCGCCAGGTTTACCGCGAACGGCGCGACGTGATGCTGGCGGCGATGGAGGAGCATTTTCCGTTGGGGGTGTATTGGACACGGCCGTCTGGCGGCCTGTTTCTCTGGGTGACGCTGCCGGAATGGTTGGACGCCGCGGAACTGCTGAAAACGGCCGTCGAATACAAAGTCGCCTTTGTCCCTGGCGCGGCCTTCCATCCCAACGCCGTCGAAGGCATCGGCCACAATACTGCCCGTTTCAACTTCTCCAACGCCCAACCGGCGCAAATCGAAGAAGGCATCCGGCGGTTGGGTCTGGTCCTCACCCAGGTGCTCAACGAACATCGGGAAACAGAACTGGTTATGGCTTAA
- a CDS encoding 2-oxoglutarate oxidoreductase: MVMLAPEQQLEKLVYERPSSLEMCHTHYCPGCTHGVAHRLIAEVIDELGIQERTILVAPVGCAVFAYNYFNVDAAEAAHGRAPAMATGIKRVNPNSIVFTYQGDGDLASIGLAEAVHAASRGEQLTVIFINNAIYGMTGGQMAPTSLSGQITTSSPNGREVLSTGQPMHVAEMMAGLPGVVYSVRRSLHDARHVIQAKQAIKTAFEAQMQGLGFSIVELLSSCPTNWGLNPLDAVHWVRDQMIPVFPLGDYKVADALQSKRARS, from the coding sequence ATGGTAATGTTAGCCCCTGAACAGCAGCTAGAAAAACTGGTCTACGAACGGCCGTCCAGCCTGGAAATGTGCCACACCCATTACTGCCCCGGCTGCACCCACGGCGTGGCCCATCGCCTCATCGCCGAAGTGATTGATGAGTTGGGTATTCAAGAACGCACCATTTTGGTGGCCCCGGTGGGCTGCGCGGTGTTTGCCTACAACTATTTTAATGTAGACGCGGCCGAAGCGGCGCACGGCCGTGCCCCAGCCATGGCCACCGGCATCAAGCGTGTCAACCCCAACAGCATCGTCTTCACCTACCAGGGCGATGGCGACCTGGCCTCCATTGGCCTGGCCGAGGCCGTACACGCCGCCTCGCGCGGCGAGCAGCTAACGGTCATCTTCATCAACAACGCCATTTATGGCATGACCGGCGGCCAGATGGCCCCGACCTCCCTGAGCGGGCAAATTACAACGTCGTCGCCGAACGGCCGTGAAGTCCTCTCCACCGGCCAACCCATGCACGTCGCCGAAATGATGGCCGGGCTGCCCGGCGTCGTCTACAGCGTTCGCCGCAGTCTGCACGACGCCCGTCACGTTATCCAGGCCAAACAAGCCATCAAAACCGCCTTCGAGGCGCAAATGCAGGGCCTGGGTTTCAGCATCGTCGAGCTGCTCTCAAGCTGCCCCACCAACTGGGGATTAAATCCCCTAGACGCCGTCCACTGGGTCCGCGACCAGATGATCCCGGTCTTCCCGCTGGGCGATTATAAAGTGGCCGACGCGCTGCAAAGCAAACGCGCCCGCAGTTAA
- the vorB gene encoding 3-methyl-2-oxobutanoate dehydrogenase subunit VorB yields the protein MAKELLKGNVAIAEAAVRAGCEAYFGYPITPQTELLEHMSKRMPELGRVFLQAESEVAAVNMVYGAASAGVRVMTSSSSPGISLMQEGFSYIAGSEVPAVVVDVMRGGPGLGNIQPSQSDYNQVVKQAGHGDFHPIVLAPATVQEAIDLMTLSFDLAEKYRTLVFLVLDGAIGQLMEPAELPPMREMTGLRPSWALTGQDKRRQNGRLPDKNIITSIHMSAEELHIFNVHLQNKLAAIEASEVRYEENFIEDAEIIVVAFGTAGRVASTAVKNLRKANVPVGFFRPITLWPFPEQRLAQLADRAKAFLVVEMNAGQMFHDVREAVGRSVPVEFLGRMGGLMPFTDEIEQEIRTVWRRSEVLALHRQQ from the coding sequence ATGGCAAAAGAGTTATTAAAAGGCAACGTCGCCATCGCCGAAGCGGCCGTGCGCGCCGGCTGCGAAGCCTATTTTGGCTACCCCATCACCCCCCAAACTGAACTGTTAGAGCATATGTCCAAACGAATGCCCGAATTGGGCCGCGTCTTTTTGCAGGCCGAATCCGAAGTAGCGGCGGTGAACATGGTCTATGGCGCGGCTTCGGCCGGCGTGCGGGTGATGACCTCCTCCAGCAGCCCCGGCATCAGCCTGATGCAAGAGGGGTTTAGCTACATCGCCGGGTCTGAAGTGCCGGCCGTCGTGGTGGATGTGATGCGCGGTGGGCCGGGCCTGGGCAATATCCAGCCCAGCCAAAGCGATTATAACCAGGTGGTAAAGCAGGCCGGACATGGCGACTTCCACCCCATTGTGCTGGCGCCGGCCACTGTTCAAGAAGCCATTGACCTGATGACCCTTTCCTTCGACCTGGCGGAAAAGTACCGCACACTCGTCTTTTTGGTGTTGGATGGGGCTATTGGGCAGCTTATGGAACCGGCAGAACTGCCGCCCATGCGCGAGATGACCGGGTTACGGCCGTCTTGGGCGCTAACCGGTCAGGACAAACGACGGCAAAACGGCCGTCTGCCCGACAAAAACATTATCACTTCCATCCACATGAGCGCCGAAGAGCTGCACATTTTCAACGTCCATTTGCAAAACAAACTGGCCGCTATTGAAGCCAGCGAAGTGCGCTACGAAGAAAACTTCATCGAAGACGCCGAAATCATCGTGGTGGCCTTTGGCACAGCGGGACGAGTGGCGAGCACGGCCGTTAAAAACCTGCGCAAAGCCAACGTCCCGGTGGGCTTTTTCCGCCCCATCACCCTTTGGCCCTTCCCCGAACAACGGCTGGCCCAATTAGCCGACCGCGCCAAAGCCTTCCTCGTCGTCGAAATGAACGCCGGGCAGATGTTCCACGACGTGCGCGAAGCAGTTGGTCGCAGCGTGCCGGTAGAATTCCTGGGCCGCATGGGCGGCCTGATGCCCTTCACCGACGAAATCGAGCAAGAAATCCGCACTGTCTGGCGGCGCAGCGAAGTGCTGGCCCTTCACCGGCAGCAATAG
- a CDS encoding ferredoxin family protein, producing MAKGRVVIDVERCKGCELCREACPQDILVLAEDLNGKGYRPVILLDPLHDCTGCTLCATVCPDGCITVYRDIPQKPQKKEPALNAHSFSLAA from the coding sequence ATGGCAAAAGGTCGAGTCGTCATTGACGTAGAACGGTGCAAAGGCTGCGAATTGTGCCGTGAAGCGTGCCCCCAGGACATTCTGGTGCTGGCCGAAGACCTGAACGGCAAAGGCTATCGCCCCGTCATCTTGTTAGACCCCCTCCACGACTGCACCGGCTGCACCCTGTGCGCCACCGTCTGCCCCGATGGCTGTATCACCGTTTACCGCGACATCCCCCAAAAACCGCAAAAAAAAGAGCCTGCGCTGAACGCCCACTCGTTCAGTCTGGCCGCTTAG
- a CDS encoding OsmC family protein — protein MDANVTWHDGLQFTAVADSSHPITIDGDFSVGGHDLGARPLELMLISLAGCTGMDVISILQKKRQDVTGFQVRVHAERAATHPKVFTAITVEYVLHGRNLDPKAVERAIELSETAYCPAQAMLAKAVPISHTYQIIQT, from the coding sequence ATGGATGCAAACGTTACCTGGCACGATGGCCTGCAATTTACGGCCGTTGCCGACAGCAGCCACCCCATCACCATTGATGGTGATTTTAGCGTAGGCGGGCATGACTTGGGCGCACGGCCGTTGGAGTTGATGCTGATCAGTCTGGCCGGCTGCACCGGTATGGACGTGATTTCCATCCTCCAGAAAAAACGGCAAGACGTCACCGGTTTCCAGGTGCGGGTCCACGCCGAGCGGGCTGCGACCCACCCGAAAGTGTTTACAGCTATCACCGTTGAATATGTTTTGCACGGCCGTAACCTGGACCCCAAAGCCGTCGAACGAGCCATCGAACTGTCAGAAACCGCTTACTGCCCGGCTCAGGCTATGCTGGCAAAGGCTGTGCCCATCAGCCACACCTACCAGATCATTCAAACGTAG